One genomic segment of Chitinophagales bacterium includes these proteins:
- a CDS encoding fatty acid desaturase encodes MRPFPLLKDPTYTEKEQYTSFDNFWLSKIRDKRDLQLVSFTIRLILLFIPLAIILYLPLPLYIWIPLAVFYSWMNIFRYKSRFTLLMHITSHRPWFKSQYSFMNRFLPWILGPFMGQSPEAYFSHHIGMHHIEGNLEDDDSTTMHYQRDSKLDFSKYLLGFLFFGLFRLTSYYNKKQKRLNLRNNAIIGELLFIGMCVGLSFLNWKATLVVFILPFITTRITMMLGNWSQHSFVDPEDPGNEYKNSITCVNHKFNQRCWNDGYHISHHVKPSLHWTDHPKHLTENKEVYAKNKAIVFEGIEFGGVWYYLMKKDYDKLASHVVNINNTFSSKEEIIALLKKRTQKIEPTGLTMEKYQAA; translated from the coding sequence ATGAGACCCTTTCCCCTATTAAAAGACCCTACATACACAGAAAAAGAACAATATACTTCATTTGATAACTTTTGGTTAAGTAAAATTAGAGATAAAAGAGATTTACAGTTAGTAAGTTTTACCATAAGACTAATTTTACTGTTTATTCCATTGGCAATTATTTTATACCTACCCTTGCCTTTATATATTTGGATTCCTTTGGCTGTTTTTTATTCGTGGATGAACATTTTTAGATACAAAAGTAGATTTACCTTACTGATGCATATAACCAGCCACCGCCCTTGGTTTAAAAGTCAGTATAGTTTTATGAATAGATTTTTGCCTTGGATATTAGGACCGTTTATGGGGCAATCTCCCGAAGCATATTTTAGCCACCACATAGGCATGCACCACATAGAAGGCAACCTTGAAGATGACGATAGCACTACTATGCACTATCAAAGAGATAGCAAGTTAGATTTCTCTAAATATCTTTTAGGTTTTTTATTTTTTGGACTGTTTAGGCTTACCTCTTATTACAATAAAAAACAAAAGCGATTAAACTTAAGAAATAATGCCATTATTGGCGAATTGCTATTTATAGGTATGTGTGTAGGTTTGAGTTTTTTAAACTGGAAAGCCACTTTGGTAGTTTTTATTCTGCCTTTTATTACCACCAGAATTACTATGATGCTCGGCAATTGGTCGCAGCACTCATTTGTTGACCCGGAAGACCCAGGCAATGAATATAAAAACTCTATAACTTGCGTTAACCATAAGTTTAACCAACGCTGCTGGAATGACGGCTACCATATAAGCCACCACGTAAAACCCTCTTTGCATTGGACAGATCACCCCAAACATTTAACTGAAAACAAAGAAGTTTATGCTAAAAACAAAGCCATAGTTTTTGAAGGGATAGAATTTGGTGGAGTTTGGTACTATTTAATGAAAAAAGATTACGACAAATTAGCCAGCCATGTGGTTAATATAAATAACACATTTAGCTCTAAAGAAGAAATTATAGCTTTATTGAAAAAAAGAACACAAAAAATAGAGCCTACAGGACTAACAATGGAAAAATATCAAGCTGCTTAA
- a CDS encoding MBL fold metallo-hydrolase, translating to MKNYKKQFGGKIDKEVLDQLNQSENWKKGKFRNLERTAIDINLYNLPKLIKKQIFDKKGRYPEQKLPIIKFDKDGFLKDEKQAKFIWYGHAVVLIRLNGLNILIDPMFGNDTAPVAPFASKRFSENTLQIIDELPEIDILLLTHDHYDHLDLDSMMKLKSKVKNYIVSLGSKRHFDFWEVSQNNITELDWWQSKEIGGIKFTFTPTRHSAGRGINDRDQTLWGGWLMQAPKETLYFSGDGGFGKHFKEIGNYAKSIDFAFMECGQYNKMWHQIHMHPEETVQAALNVNAKKAMPYHWAGFALALHHWKEPIERFTAAATTKNLAYITPQLGEIVNYTQDKVYTKWWESYE from the coding sequence GTGAAAAATTACAAAAAACAATTTGGTGGAAAAATAGATAAAGAAGTATTAGACCAACTTAATCAATCTGAAAACTGGAAGAAAGGAAAATTTAGGAATCTTGAACGAACGGCTATTGATATTAATTTGTACAATTTGCCCAAACTTATAAAAAAACAGATTTTTGATAAAAAAGGCAGATATCCAGAGCAAAAACTCCCTATTATAAAATTTGACAAAGACGGTTTTCTAAAAGATGAAAAACAAGCTAAATTTATATGGTATGGTCATGCCGTTGTTTTAATTCGCTTAAATGGATTAAATATTCTTATAGATCCTATGTTTGGGAATGATACCGCTCCTGTCGCTCCATTTGCTTCAAAAAGATTTTCAGAAAACACCTTGCAAATTATAGATGAACTGCCAGAAATAGATATTTTATTGCTTACTCACGACCACTACGACCATTTAGATTTGGATAGCATGATGAAGCTAAAAAGCAAAGTAAAAAACTACATTGTTTCGTTAGGTTCAAAAAGGCATTTTGATTTTTGGGAAGTTTCTCAAAACAATATTACCGAGTTAGACTGGTGGCAAAGCAAAGAAATTGGAGGTATTAAATTTACATTTACGCCTACACGACATTCGGCAGGAAGAGGAATTAACGATAGAGACCAAACATTATGGGGTGGCTGGCTTATGCAAGCACCAAAAGAAACGCTTTATTTTAGTGGTGATGGCGGTTTTGGCAAACATTTTAAAGAAATAGGAAACTATGCAAAATCTATAGATTTTGCTTTTATGGAATGTGGGCAATACAATAAAATGTGGCATCAAATACACATGCACCCCGAAGAAACCGTACAAGCTGCGTTAAATGTTAATGCTAAAAAAGCAATGCCTTATCATTGGGCAGGTTTTGCACTGGCACTGCACCATTGGAAAGAGCCTATTGAACGATTTACAGCAGCAGCCACAACTAAAAATTTAGCTTACATTACACCCCAATTAGGCGAAATAGTAAACTATACCCAAGATAAAGTATATACAAAATGGTGGGAAAGTTATGAGTAG
- a CDS encoding bifunctional nuclease family protein, producing MNRIQLEVVTIGEGVTSSQTAFNVILKEKFGTRKMIVVISMAEAQSIAISLNIGLNYNRVMTHELFYKVCKTFNVELLEVNINNLKEGIYYTTTTFQKNDKIEDFDARISDALALALKYNCPIYINSELFNSVAYGNAESGNQKPKQTIDEFDKDLEDELKNLSNINIAEFNTTDFKKNTLAELKEMLENALQNENYELAAKLRDEIDKRS from the coding sequence ATGAACAGAATACAACTTGAAGTAGTAACCATAGGCGAAGGCGTTACCTCCAGTCAAACAGCTTTTAACGTAATACTAAAAGAAAAATTTGGTACACGCAAAATGATTGTTGTTATAAGTATGGCAGAAGCTCAATCAATAGCTATTTCATTAAATATTGGCTTAAATTATAACCGAGTAATGACTCATGAACTTTTTTACAAAGTTTGTAAAACCTTTAATGTTGAATTGCTTGAAGTAAATATCAATAACTTAAAAGAAGGCATTTATTATACCACTACTACTTTTCAAAAAAATGATAAAATAGAAGATTTTGATGCCCGAATTTCAGATGCTTTAGCATTGGCGTTAAAATACAATTGCCCTATTTATATTAATAGTGAACTTTTTAATTCTGTAGCTTATGGCAATGCCGAAAGTGGAAATCAAAAACCCAAACAAACTATTGATGAATTTGATAAAGATTTAGAAGATGAGTTGAAAAACCTTAGCAATATTAACATTGCAGAATTTAACACTACTGATTTTAAAAAAAATACCTTAGCCGAGCTTAAAGAAATGCTTGAAAATGCCTTGCAAAATGAAAACTATGAGCTGGCAGCTAAACTCAGAGATGAAATTGATAAAAGAAGTTAA
- a CDS encoding leucine--tRNA ligase, translated as MAYNPQDIDKKWQNRWKENNTYKVEIDENKPKYYVLDMFPYPSGSGLHVGHPLGYVASDIYARYKRLKGFNVLHPMGFDSFGLPAEQYAIDTGNHPVKTTEENVATYKRQLNNIGLSFDWDREVNTSNPKYYKWTQWIFIQLYNYCYCNADNKAQPIEYLIKQFEKDGNLRTSAFTDYKKKFTAAEWQVFSEKEKSDILMHYRLAYRKVGFVNWCEALGTVLANDEVVNGVSERGGHPVVQKPMMQWSLRITAYAERLLEGIKDLDWSHSLKLQQENWIGKSEGASVFFEIVGSSIKQKAPIPNPSPSGEEDLGKWMTANPKTYKKLQEFAKEMRKNSTEAEDLLWQKLRKEKLGVKFRRQHVIDNYIPDFVCLENKLIVEIDGSIHDIPENIEKDLGRTFELMEYGYRVLRFTNDEVETNIKGVLGKIKAELSPPSPEERGLGGEAKLEVYTTRPDTIFGVTFMVLAPEHPLVAKITTAEQKIEVETYVEKTKRKSAIDRQAAKKVTGAYTGAYAIHPFTGNKIQIWISEYVLLDYGTGAIMAVPSDDDRDAAFARKYGLEIIDICDKSEYPNATNADKVGKMINSDFLNGMEVKDAIKEAIKRIEEKGIGTSQTNYKLRDANFSRQRYWGEPFPVAYDNEDLPHVLPLNKLPLVLPKMDDIKPENGKSPLSKLDNWMYNGMQLDTDTMPGNAGSSWYFLRYMDPHNDEAFCSKKALDYWQDVDLYVGGTEHAVGHLMYSRFWHKFLYDLGYVPTQEPFKKLINQGMIQGESAFIYMVNPSRLLKDDNFNDFKMPYFLLSKKLYDRFFEEIGTNAEEEDTSAKNQIEYLLSEKSKELYNDRVEFSISSYRNLYERRVPIEFVNSSDILDIDKLSNWQLFNKDLKIVILEGHEYRCHREPEKMSKSKYNVVNPDDVIAEYGADCFRMFEMFLGPIESHKPWQTKGIDGVAKFLRKLWNLFYNEDDNLIVNDEKPSEKELKVLHTCIKKINDDIERFSFNTCVSSFMICVNELNDLNCHKKVVLEDLVKLISPFAPHTAEELWHSLGHTNSVVKDVAYPQHNEAFLTESVINYPVSINGKMRVKIDLDANITQEKAREIVLANETVQKWTENKAIKKFIFVPKRIVNIVV; from the coding sequence ATGGCTTATAATCCTCAGGATATAGATAAAAAATGGCAAAATAGGTGGAAAGAAAATAACACTTATAAGGTTGAAATTGATGAAAATAAACCGAAATACTATGTATTAGATATGTTTCCTTATCCTTCGGGAAGTGGTTTGCATGTAGGGCATCCATTGGGTTATGTTGCCAGCGATATTTACGCTCGCTATAAAAGATTAAAAGGTTTTAATGTGTTGCATCCTATGGGTTTTGACTCTTTTGGTTTGCCGGCAGAGCAATACGCTATAGATACAGGAAATCACCCTGTAAAAACTACAGAAGAAAATGTGGCAACGTACAAAAGACAGTTAAATAATATAGGTTTATCGTTTGATTGGGATAGAGAAGTAAACACCAGCAATCCCAAATATTATAAATGGACACAGTGGATTTTTATACAATTATACAATTATTGCTATTGCAATGCCGATAATAAAGCTCAGCCTATTGAGTATTTGATAAAACAATTTGAAAAAGACGGGAATTTAAGAACTTCGGCTTTTACAGATTATAAAAAGAAATTTACAGCAGCAGAATGGCAAGTATTTTCCGAAAAAGAAAAATCGGATATTTTAATGCACTACCGATTGGCTTACAGGAAAGTAGGTTTTGTTAATTGGTGCGAAGCTTTAGGTACTGTTTTGGCAAATGATGAAGTAGTTAATGGTGTTTCTGAAAGGGGAGGACATCCTGTAGTACAAAAACCTATGATGCAGTGGAGTTTGAGAATAACGGCTTATGCAGAACGTTTGTTAGAGGGGATAAAAGATTTAGATTGGTCGCACAGTTTAAAACTACAGCAAGAAAACTGGATAGGAAAAAGTGAAGGTGCCAGTGTGTTTTTTGAGATTGTAGGTTCTTCAATAAAACAAAAAGCCCCCATCCCTAACCCTTCCCCCTCGGGTGAAGAGGACTTAGGCAAATGGATGACTGCAAATCCTAAAACATATAAGAAACTCCAAGAATTTGCGAAAGAAATGCGTAAAAATTCTACAGAAGCAGAAGATTTATTATGGCAAAAATTACGTAAAGAAAAATTAGGTGTTAAGTTTAGAAGACAACATGTAATAGATAATTATATTCCAGATTTTGTTTGTTTAGAAAATAAACTGATAGTAGAAATAGACGGCAGTATTCATGATATTCCGGAAAACATAGAAAAGGATTTAGGGAGAACTTTTGAATTAATGGAATATGGTTACAGGGTTTTAAGATTTACTAATGATGAGGTAGAAACAAATATAAAAGGAGTGCTCGGTAAAATTAAGGCAGAACTGAGTCCCCCCTCGCCTGAGGAGAGGGGGTTAGGGGGAGAGGCAAAACTTGAAGTTTACACCACACGCCCCGATACTATTTTTGGTGTAACATTTATGGTATTAGCTCCAGAGCATCCTTTGGTGGCTAAAATTACTACAGCAGAGCAGAAAATAGAGGTAGAGACTTATGTTGAAAAAACAAAACGCAAATCTGCTATAGATAGGCAAGCCGCTAAAAAAGTTACTGGAGCATATACAGGAGCTTATGCTATACACCCTTTTACAGGCAATAAAATACAAATTTGGATAAGTGAATATGTGCTGTTAGACTACGGCACAGGAGCTATAATGGCAGTGCCAAGCGATGATGATAGAGATGCAGCATTTGCTCGTAAATATGGTTTAGAAATAATAGATATTTGCGATAAATCGGAATATCCAAACGCTACCAATGCCGATAAAGTAGGCAAAATGATAAATTCCGATTTCTTAAATGGCATGGAAGTAAAAGACGCTATTAAAGAAGCCATAAAACGCATAGAAGAAAAGGGTATAGGCACTTCGCAAACCAATTATAAACTCCGTGATGCCAATTTTAGTCGCCAGCGATATTGGGGCGAGCCTTTTCCTGTGGCTTACGATAATGAAGATTTACCTCATGTTTTGCCTTTAAATAAATTGCCATTAGTATTGCCAAAAATGGATGATATTAAGCCGGAAAACGGAAAATCGCCATTGAGTAAGTTAGATAATTGGATGTATAACGGAATGCAGTTAGATACCGATACTATGCCCGGAAACGCAGGAAGTTCTTGGTATTTTTTGCGTTATATGGATCCACATAATGATGAAGCATTTTGCAGTAAAAAAGCATTAGATTATTGGCAAGATGTTGACTTATATGTAGGAGGAACAGAGCATGCCGTAGGACATTTAATGTATTCCCGCTTTTGGCATAAATTCTTATACGATTTAGGCTATGTACCCACCCAAGAGCCTTTTAAAAAGCTCATTAACCAAGGCATGATACAAGGAGAGAGTGCGTTTATTTATATGGTAAACCCAAGTCGTTTACTGAAAGATGATAATTTTAATGATTTCAAAATGCCTTATTTTTTATTATCTAAAAAATTGTATGATAGATTTTTTGAAGAGATAGGTACTAACGCAGAAGAAGAAGATACATCTGCTAAAAATCAAATTGAATATTTATTAAGTGAAAAATCTAAAGAATTATACAATGATAGAGTAGAATTTTCAATTAGTAGTTATAGAAACCTTTATGAAAGGAGAGTTCCTATTGAATTTGTTAATAGTTCGGATATACTTGATATTGATAAATTATCTAATTGGCAATTGTTTAACAAGGATTTAAAAATTGTAATTTTGGAAGGGCATGAATATAGGTGTCATAGAGAACCCGAAAAAATGTCAAAATCTAAATATAATGTGGTTAACCCCGATGATGTTATAGCAGAATATGGTGCAGACTGTTTCCGTATGTTTGAAATGTTTTTGGGTCCAATAGAAAGTCATAAACCATGGCAAACTAAAGGAATAGACGGTGTAGCTAAATTTTTGCGTAAGCTGTGGAACTTATTTTATAATGAAGATGATAATTTGATAGTAAATGATGAAAAGCCGTCTGAAAAGGAATTGAAAGTGCTACATACTTGTATTAAAAAAATAAATGACGATATAGAACGCTTTTCTTTTAATACCTGTGTGTCTTCATTCATGATTTGTGTAAACGAACTAAATGATTTAAACTGTCATAAAAAAGTAGTTTTAGAAGATTTGGTTAAGCTAATTTCTCCTTTTGCTCCGCATACCGCAGAAGAACTGTGGCATAGTTTAGGGCATACTAATTCTGTAGTTAAAGATGTGGCATATCCGCAGCACAATGAAGCATTTTTAACAGAATCGGTTATCAATTATCCGGTTTCTATTAATGGCAAAATGCGTGTTAAAATAGATTTAGATGCCAATATAACTCAAGAAAAAGCAAGAGAAATAGTGTTGGCAAATGAAACGGTTCAAAAATGGACAGAAAATAAAGCTATTAAAAAGTTCATTTTTGTACCTAAGCGTATTGTTAATATTGTGGTATAG
- a CDS encoding choice-of-anchor J domain-containing protein codes for MKKIQFALIAFFGLAFLNACIKDDFDAPDTTCLDQGTNITNIISIADVKQNYNDQFIEDDVYIKAQVTASDRTGNIYKTFYVSDGTGALGISVDATNMYTLYPEGRFVYIKLKGLYYLNNSIGYGKDGSFTVRIPVIFMEDYIIRGACETPMEPLAVDLQSISGVEPGTLIKLSGVEFEDGLDGITYANAVTQQSENRYIQDCNNNSIIVRNSGYADFAGELLPAGNGTLIGVYAPYGNTPQILIRDTSDVDMKGIRCDGSNPNQNIILNKNFEDGSVTSGGWQSITTVGNFNWSTNGQGNGQQGALYAQISNYSSGNSASEAWLVSPVIDLSAETNPVFSFMNAYNYSGDPLQVLISTDFDGQDVEAATWSSLNPTLSSGGWDWVTSTTDLSLYQTGPFYIAFKYTGTSSSGSTWEVDAIKIVAD; via the coding sequence ATGAAAAAAATACAATTTGCCTTAATAGCTTTTTTTGGATTAGCTTTTTTAAATGCTTGTATTAAAGATGATTTTGATGCACCAGATACCACTTGTTTAGATCAAGGTACAAACATTACTAATATTATTTCAATAGCCGATGTAAAGCAAAATTACAACGATCAATTTATTGAAGATGATGTATATATTAAAGCACAAGTAACGGCATCGGATAGAACAGGGAATATCTATAAAACTTTTTACGTAAGTGATGGCACGGGAGCTTTAGGTATAAGTGTAGATGCTACAAATATGTACACCTTATATCCTGAGGGTAGATTTGTATATATAAAATTAAAAGGCTTATATTACTTAAATAATTCAATAGGTTATGGGAAAGACGGTAGTTTTACGGTAAGAATACCTGTTATTTTTATGGAAGATTATATTATTAGAGGAGCTTGCGAAACGCCAATGGAGCCTTTAGCTGTTGATTTACAGAGTATAAGTGGAGTAGAACCAGGTACTTTAATTAAATTAAGCGGTGTTGAATTTGAAGACGGTTTAGACGGAATAACTTATGCAAATGCTGTTACACAACAATCAGAAAACAGATATATACAAGATTGCAACAATAATAGTATAATAGTACGTAATAGTGGCTATGCCGATTTTGCAGGAGAGCTTCTACCTGCCGGAAATGGAACATTGATAGGCGTTTATGCACCTTATGGCAATACTCCTCAAATATTGATAAGAGATACTTCAGATGTGGACATGAAAGGCATAAGATGCGATGGAAGTAATCCTAATCAAAATATTATTTTAAACAAAAATTTTGAAGACGGAAGTGTAACCAGTGGTGGCTGGCAAAGTATAACTACAGTAGGCAATTTTAACTGGTCAACAAATGGACAAGGAAACGGTCAGCAGGGTGCATTATATGCTCAAATATCAAATTATTCTAGCGGAAATTCTGCAAGTGAGGCATGGTTAGTTTCGCCTGTAATAGACCTTAGTGCAGAAACAAATCCGGTTTTTAGTTTTATGAACGCCTATAATTACAGTGGAGATCCTTTGCAAGTTTTAATTTCAACAGATTTTGACGGGCAAGATGTAGAAGCTGCTACATGGTCAAGTTTAAATCCAACATTATCTTCAGGTGGTTGGGATTGGGTTACATCTACTACCGATTTAAGTCTATATCAAACAGGACCATTTTATATAGCATTCAAATATACAGGAACCAGCTCAAGTGGAAGCACGTGGGAGGTTGATGCTATTAAAATTGTAGCAGATTAA
- a CDS encoding OmpA family protein: MKKIFLIFFIALFSSVLAQENKYEVAVVGFYNLENLFDTDSSMQVTNVDKIKAGDADYAHELVYNSSEYYGSNWKKQFENLKISKSKLDFEKFPLYPTKGLSFEKPNRKDYNKYNNTDFDKKEFKNEINSNDRLFSKKEYKELVKNNENITLAGNAMMWKINDTENTPKGGRQYTEKLYEDKLSKLASVISTLGKDYSKDGVALLGLAEIENHKVLEDLTKTGELKKLGLDIEQYDCMYSRGVDVALLYQPKYFKVVKSHTIILPYYNDKKKQQDRYFTRDILWVEGKLLGETVHVFVNHWPSRRGGETKSSYGRELGAQTVKNIADSLMAIDPNTQIIVMGDLNDDPTNKSVKTVLGAAKNKDDVENGGFYNPLFKDYKKGYASLGYRGSWNLFDQVILSSSFVNNDETWSLQDAEIAYNQDWINRFGGYEGGPNRSFGGNYYQGGYSDHLPSVVYLKRKAVEDKDKDGIADKDDECPDVAGLKAFNGCPDTDGDGVPDKDDKCPEVKGLESLKGCPDSDGDGIADSKDKCPNEAGPADNSGCPYADTDGDGVLDKDDKCPETKGDKRNNGCPKDENTVGNETINQLNNLIVYFDVDKARVKNKYNDDLTKLADFLKQNTNYNVEVLGHTDNSYTDSYNDNLAKNRANSVKNTLISKGVNEAQIKVSYFGETQPVATNDTPEGRQQNRRVEFKITSK; this comes from the coding sequence ATGAAAAAAATCTTCCTAATTTTCTTTATTGCTTTATTTTCAAGTGTTTTAGCTCAAGAGAATAAATATGAAGTGGCTGTTGTAGGCTTTTATAATCTTGAAAACCTATTTGATACGGATAGCTCTATGCAAGTAACAAATGTGGATAAAATTAAAGCTGGCGATGCTGATTATGCTCATGAGTTAGTCTATAACAGTAGCGAATACTATGGGAGCAACTGGAAAAAACAGTTTGAAAATCTAAAAATTTCAAAGAGTAAATTAGATTTTGAAAAATTTCCATTATACCCTACCAAAGGTTTGAGTTTTGAAAAACCAAACAGAAAAGATTACAACAAATACAACAATACCGATTTTGATAAAAAAGAGTTTAAAAATGAAATAAATTCAAACGATAGACTTTTTAGTAAAAAAGAATATAAGGAACTTGTAAAAAATAATGAAAACATCACTTTGGCAGGTAATGCAATGATGTGGAAAATAAATGATACCGAAAACACCCCCAAAGGAGGAAGACAATATACTGAAAAGCTTTATGAAGACAAGTTAAGCAAACTGGCATCTGTAATAAGTACTTTGGGCAAAGATTACTCAAAAGACGGAGTGGCTTTATTGGGCTTGGCAGAAATAGAAAACCACAAAGTTTTAGAGGATTTAACCAAAACTGGCGAACTTAAAAAGTTAGGCTTAGATATTGAGCAATACGATTGCATGTACTCGCGTGGTGTAGATGTGGCTTTGCTATATCAGCCTAAATATTTTAAAGTTGTAAAAAGCCATACTATTATTTTGCCTTATTATAATGATAAGAAAAAACAACAAGACAGATATTTTACAAGAGATATACTTTGGGTAGAAGGAAAACTACTTGGCGAAACGGTTCATGTTTTTGTAAACCACTGGCCTTCTCGTAGAGGTGGCGAAACTAAGAGTAGCTACGGGCGTGAGTTAGGTGCACAAACCGTAAAAAATATTGCAGATTCATTAATGGCGATAGACCCTAATACTCAAATTATAGTAATGGGCGATTTAAACGATGACCCTACAAATAAAAGTGTAAAAACAGTATTGGGAGCAGCTAAAAACAAAGATGATGTAGAAAATGGCGGTTTTTATAATCCTTTGTTTAAAGACTACAAAAAAGGATATGCTTCATTGGGATATAGAGGTAGCTGGAATTTATTTGACCAAGTTATACTATCCTCTTCATTTGTAAATAATGATGAAACATGGAGTTTGCAAGATGCAGAAATTGCATACAATCAAGATTGGATAAACAGATTTGGCGGATATGAAGGTGGCCCTAATCGTTCTTTTGGAGGCAATTATTATCAAGGTGGCTATAGCGACCATTTACCTTCTGTAGTTTACTTAAAAAGAAAAGCTGTAGAAGATAAAGACAAAGACGGCATAGCCGATAAAGATGATGAATGTCCGGATGTAGCCGGATTAAAAGCATTTAATGGTTGCCCAGATACAGATGGTGATGGCGTACCGGATAAAGATGATAAATGCCCTGAAGTAAAAGGCTTAGAAAGTTTAAAAGGATGTCCGGATAGCGATGGAGACGGAATAGCAGACAGCAAAGACAAATGCCCTAATGAAGCTGGGCCGGCAGATAATAGCGGATGCCCTTATGCAGATACTGACGGAGATGGCGTTTTAGACAAAGACGATAAATGCCCTGAAACTAAAGGCGATAAACGTAATAATGGCTGTCCTAAAGATGAAAATACCGTTGGAAATGAAACCATCAATCAATTAAATAACTTAATTGTTTATTTTGATGTTGACAAAGCAAGGGTTAAAAACAAATACAATGATGATTTAACAAAATTGGCAGATTTCTTAAAACAAAATACCAATTATAATGTAGAAGTTTTAGGTCATACCGATAATTCATATACTGACAGCTACAATGATAATTTAGCAAAAAATAGAGCTAATAGTGTAAAGAATACTTTAATTAGTAAAGGTGTAAATGAAGCACAAATTAAAGTAAGCTATTTTGGAGAAACACAGCCTGTAGCCACTAATGACACACCAGAAGGCAGACAACAAAACAGACGTGTTGAGTTTAAAATAACTTCAAAATAA
- the scpB gene encoding SMC-Scp complex subunit ScpB: MLFATENPVSIADLVALFQENEEEITEGEVKAYLDTIKEKYSTENYAFELVRSGGGFQFLSKAIYHEWISKFLHQNANKKLSSAAMETLSIIAYKQPVTKLEIEQIRGVNADYTVHKLLEKELISIVGKADMPGKPILYGVSQYFLDYFGINSTDELPQIKDVVPQEENTLGEQE, translated from the coding sequence ATACTTTTTGCAACAGAAAATCCTGTTAGCATAGCTGATTTGGTGGCTCTTTTTCAAGAAAATGAAGAAGAAATAACCGAAGGCGAAGTAAAAGCATATCTTGACACAATAAAAGAAAAGTATAGCACAGAAAATTATGCTTTTGAATTGGTGCGTTCGGGAGGCGGATTTCAGTTTTTGAGCAAAGCAATATATCATGAGTGGATTTCTAAGTTTTTGCACCAAAATGCTAATAAAAAACTGTCAAGTGCAGCAATGGAAACCTTAAGTATAATAGCTTACAAACAGCCTGTTACAAAACTTGAAATAGAACAAATACGCGGTGTTAATGCCGATTATACGGTGCACAAATTATTAGAAAAAGAGCTTATTTCTATAGTGGGTAAAGCCGATATGCCCGGCAAACCCATTTTATACGGAGTTAGTCAATATTTTTTAGATTATTTTGGTATCAACTCTACCGATGAACTACCACAAATAAAAGACGTAGTTCCCCAAGAAGAAAACACCTTAGGCGAACAAGAGTAG